In one Pseudoclavibacter sp. Marseille-Q3772 genomic region, the following are encoded:
- a CDS encoding MogA/MoaB family molybdenum cofactor biosynthesis protein: MRNEFRAAVITVSDRSAAGEREDASGPEMVAVLTDAGIAIAHRQVVADAVPQIRAAVTQALHAGATLVLLTGGTGISERDVTGVALVGILDERIPGIEEELRRLGIAAGAPGALLSRPVAGLIRSAQALCIAGPGSRGGARDTASLAVGIAPHALAQLRGDTNAGHTNVLESPATSAHEPQTSTGTAV, from the coding sequence GTGCGCAATGAGTTTCGTGCCGCTGTCATCACGGTCTCCGACCGCTCAGCAGCAGGCGAGCGTGAAGACGCTTCCGGCCCGGAAATGGTCGCGGTGCTTACCGATGCCGGGATCGCGATCGCCCACAGGCAGGTTGTGGCGGATGCGGTCCCGCAGATTCGTGCGGCCGTAACGCAGGCGCTCCACGCCGGTGCAACCCTCGTGCTGCTCACCGGCGGCACCGGGATTTCCGAGCGCGATGTTACCGGCGTCGCTCTCGTAGGCATTCTCGATGAACGCATCCCCGGTATCGAAGAAGAACTGCGCAGGCTCGGCATCGCAGCCGGTGCCCCCGGCGCGCTGCTGAGTCGACCGGTGGCGGGATTGATCCGTTCGGCACAGGCCCTGTGCATTGCCGGACCGGGTTCGCGAGGCGGCGCGCGAGACACCGCATCCCTCGCAGTAGGCATCGCGCCGCACGCCCTGGCACAATTGCGAGGCGACACGAACGCCGGACACACGAACGTGCTCGAGTCTCCCGCCACATCCGCTCACGAACCACAGACCTCCACAGGAACCGCCGTATGA
- a CDS encoding molybdenum cofactor biosynthesis protein MoaE: MTVAIAAISAEPLALAPHLQAVEHAAAGAIATFVGTVRDHDPGANGEVTLLEYSCHPDAEATLRAIASDLDREGARIAVTHRTGTLDVGEIAVVACVATAHRAEAFDICRELVERIKHEVPIWKRQHAADGTTNWQGIS; the protein is encoded by the coding sequence ATGACCGTAGCTATTGCCGCAATCAGCGCCGAGCCGCTGGCGCTCGCACCGCATCTGCAGGCGGTCGAGCATGCTGCCGCCGGCGCGATCGCAACATTTGTGGGTACGGTGCGCGACCACGATCCGGGCGCGAATGGCGAAGTGACGCTATTGGAATATTCCTGCCACCCGGATGCGGAGGCGACGCTTAGAGCGATCGCGAGCGATCTCGACCGCGAGGGTGCCCGCATCGCGGTGACGCATCGCACCGGCACGCTGGATGTCGGCGAGATCGCGGTTGTGGCGTGTGTGGCAACTGCGCACCGTGCGGAAGCGTTCGATATCTGTCGAGAACTCGTGGAGCGCATCAAACACGAAGTGCCGATCTGGAAGCGGCAGCACGCCGCGGATGGTACGACGAACTGGCAGGGGATTTCGTGA
- the moaA gene encoding GTP 3',8-cyclase MoaA, with product MNAVNIGMPRIRRAEPDPDSVPTDGPLVDSFGRIHRDLRISLTDRCSLRCTYCMPAEGVPWLAKDTLLTTPEIVRVARVAASVGVVEARLTGGEPLLRPDIVDVVRQLSTIETEAGPMRISLTTNGLALPKMMDDLVAAGLERVNVSIDTIRRDRYAELTRRDRLDDAIAGIRAARDSGLRPLKLNAVAMRGVNDDELCDLVAFAVEHEAEMRFIEQMPLDAGHTWKREEMVTGEEILTALRSRFRLDAVGERGASPAEEFLVDGGPHTVGVIASVTAPFCGACDRVRLTADGQIRNCLFARGESDVRRVLRDESMSQAQQDAAVERILRASIAGKLPGHGIDDPGFLQPDRPMSAIGG from the coding sequence GTGAACGCCGTCAATATCGGAATGCCTCGCATTCGGCGTGCCGAACCCGATCCGGATTCGGTGCCGACCGACGGCCCGCTGGTCGATAGCTTTGGTCGCATCCACCGCGACCTGCGCATCTCGCTCACCGACCGGTGTTCGCTGCGCTGTACCTACTGCATGCCCGCGGAGGGTGTGCCGTGGTTAGCGAAAGACACGTTGCTGACCACGCCGGAGATCGTTCGAGTGGCTCGTGTTGCCGCGTCGGTCGGTGTGGTTGAGGCGCGGCTGACCGGTGGTGAACCGCTGCTTCGGCCAGACATTGTGGATGTGGTGCGCCAGCTTTCGACGATTGAAACTGAGGCCGGTCCGATGCGGATTTCGTTGACGACCAACGGGCTTGCGCTACCGAAGATGATGGACGATCTGGTGGCGGCCGGTCTTGAGCGGGTGAACGTGTCGATCGACACAATTCGCCGCGACCGGTATGCCGAACTCACTCGGCGCGACCGCTTGGATGACGCCATTGCGGGTATTCGTGCGGCCCGTGATTCAGGATTGCGGCCGTTGAAGCTGAACGCGGTGGCGATGCGCGGAGTCAACGATGACGAGCTGTGTGATCTAGTGGCATTTGCAGTAGAGCATGAAGCCGAGATGCGGTTTATTGAGCAAATGCCGTTGGATGCGGGACACACGTGGAAACGTGAGGAGATGGTGACCGGTGAGGAGATCCTGACCGCGTTGCGTAGCCGATTCCGACTGGATGCGGTGGGGGAGCGCGGTGCCTCTCCGGCCGAAGAGTTCTTGGTCGACGGCGGGCCCCACACAGTTGGGGTGATCGCCTCGGTCACGGCGCCGTTCTGTGGCGCCTGCGATCGGGTGCGGTTGACTGCGGACGGGCAGATCCGTAACTGTCTGTTTGCCCGCGGTGAGTCGGATGTGCGGCGGGTGCTGCGTGATGAGTCGATGTCGCAAGCGCAACAGGATGCGGCGGTCGAGCGCATCCTGCGTGCCTCGATTGCCGGTAAATTGCCGGGCCACGGCATTGACGACCCCGGCTTCCTGCAGCCCGACCGGCCGATGTCCGCAATCGGCGGTTAG
- a CDS encoding isochorismatase family protein — translation MAIALLVVDVQQDFTEGGALGVAGGADVAQKITDYLRANPNRYDLVVASRDWHDGKTDNGGHFSAEPDYVDTWPVHCVADSEGAKFHPAFDHKLCDYEVRKGFGKPDYSAFQGETEEGMSLLDVLRTQEIDDVDIVGIATDHCVKASALSARSLGLRTRVILPLTAAVSPETVDEALAEVEDAGGEILREIPAA, via the coding sequence ATGGCTATTGCACTGCTCGTTGTTGACGTTCAACAGGATTTCACGGAGGGTGGCGCCCTCGGTGTTGCCGGTGGTGCTGATGTGGCACAGAAGATCACCGACTATCTGCGCGCGAACCCGAACCGCTACGACCTGGTGGTCGCATCCCGTGACTGGCATGACGGTAAGACCGACAATGGCGGGCACTTCAGCGCCGAACCCGACTATGTCGACACCTGGCCGGTGCACTGTGTGGCGGACTCGGAGGGCGCGAAGTTTCATCCCGCGTTCGACCACAAGCTGTGTGACTACGAGGTTCGTAAGGGCTTCGGTAAGCCGGACTATTCGGCGTTCCAGGGCGAAACCGAAGAGGGAATGTCGCTACTGGATGTGCTGCGCACCCAAGAGATCGATGATGTCGACATCGTTGGTATCGCAACCGATCACTGCGTCAAGGCGAGTGCGCTGAGCGCACGCAGCCTGGGCTTGCGTACGCGAGTGATTCTGCCGCTGACCGCAGCAGTATCGCCAGAGACGGTGGATGAGGCGCTCGCGGAGGTTGAGGACGCCGGCGGAGAGATTCTTCGCGAGATTCCTGCCGCATAG
- a CDS encoding MoaD/ThiS family protein has translation MANVRLFAAAADAAGTDSLTVAAATTGELCDALRVQFGDEFSRVLAQCSLLVSGSRVPPCNAGEDESIGLAADAQVDVLPPFAGG, from the coding sequence ATGGCTAATGTGCGATTGTTTGCGGCGGCGGCGGATGCGGCCGGTACTGATTCACTGACGGTCGCGGCTGCTACCACCGGTGAATTGTGTGATGCCCTGCGCGTGCAGTTCGGTGACGAGTTTTCGCGGGTGTTGGCGCAGTGTTCGCTGCTTGTTTCCGGGTCGCGTGTACCGCCGTGCAATGCGGGCGAGGATGAGTCGATAGGGCTCGCAGCGGATGCGCAGGTTGATGTCCTGCCGCCGTTTGCCGGTGGTTAG
- a CDS encoding DUF6457 domain-containing protein codes for MSDSGNRTLPEGLPEWVAQISPALGLRADEVPTADLLGLTGVVAHGVVRPAAPVTSFIVGLALGRGTVSSYAEADAIVREFVETHGEANG; via the coding sequence ATGAGCGATTCCGGTAACCGCACCCTGCCCGAGGGACTTCCAGAGTGGGTTGCGCAGATCAGTCCCGCGCTTGGTTTGCGTGCCGACGAGGTGCCGACGGCTGACCTGTTGGGTCTGACCGGAGTGGTGGCGCACGGTGTCGTACGCCCGGCTGCGCCGGTGACCTCGTTCATTGTGGGGCTGGCGCTTGGCCGAGGCACGGTATCGAGCTACGCCGAGGCAGATGCGATTGTGCGCGAGTTTGTTGAAACGCACGGGGAAGCCAATGGCTAA
- the moaC gene encoding cyclic pyranopterin monophosphate synthase MoaC, with amino-acid sequence MSSFTHLDGSGRVHMVDVAEKQPTIRSATARGFVRCSDAVMQALRDQTVPKGDVFALARVAGIAGAKKCAELLPLAHIIGVHGASVEVALAEDGVAIEATVRTADRTGVEMEALTAVSIAALNVVDMVKGLDKSVAVERIELIAKTGGKSGAWYRDGFGPGDAE; translated from the coding sequence ATGAGTTCGTTTACACACTTGGACGGTTCCGGTCGGGTACACATGGTCGATGTGGCCGAGAAGCAGCCGACGATTCGTTCGGCGACGGCGCGCGGGTTCGTGCGCTGTTCGGATGCGGTGATGCAGGCCCTGCGCGACCAGACGGTACCGAAGGGGGACGTGTTCGCGCTGGCTCGCGTCGCCGGTATCGCTGGCGCGAAGAAGTGCGCGGAACTGTTACCGCTGGCACATATCATCGGTGTGCACGGCGCGAGTGTTGAGGTGGCGTTGGCCGAGGACGGCGTTGCGATTGAGGCGACGGTGCGCACTGCCGATCGCACCGGCGTTGAGATGGAGGCGCTCACGGCAGTATCGATCGCCGCGTTGAACGTGGTCGATATGGTCAAGGGGCTCGATAAGTCGGTGGCCGTTGAGCGCATTGAGCTAATTGCCAAGACGGGCGGTAAGTCTGGTGCGTGGTACCGAGACGGGTTTGGCCCGGGCGATGCCGAATAG
- a CDS encoding molybdopterin molybdotransferase MoeA: MIPVDEHLEAVLTASDPLPPRRVSLQDAHGCILAESVSARVDLPGFDNSAMDGYAVRFDDVAAASTDAPVSLRVVADIPAGCGDDPVLSPGTCARIMTGAPVPSSADTIVPFESTTLGTAVAETPPKIVEVTRPGTRGAHIRCAGEDMRAGTQLLPAGVTLTARALATVAAAGVSEVAVTARPRVAVIATGSELIDPSAAAIASETAADAEVRGDASATPPRGRLFDSNTPMVSLLAAEAGAEVVGTFRADDSGESLLRVITSACANADVVITTGGVSVGAFDVVRLHLAERGVRFTKVAMQPGKPQGFGRVDGALVFCLPGNPVSALVSFEAFVRPALRRLRGEVGPLRESREAVAGEAWSSPQGRMQLMPIRWVGADTVVPAHSGGSGSHMVGRIALAEGLAVVPPDRAAVRAGDRLEVWEILA; this comes from the coding sequence GTGATTCCCGTTGACGAACACCTCGAGGCGGTCCTGACCGCATCCGATCCCCTACCGCCGCGGCGCGTGTCGTTGCAGGATGCGCACGGATGCATTCTGGCCGAGTCGGTGAGCGCGCGCGTTGACTTGCCCGGTTTTGATAATTCGGCAATGGATGGGTACGCGGTTCGCTTTGATGATGTGGCGGCAGCCAGCACGGATGCACCGGTGTCGCTTCGGGTGGTTGCCGATATTCCGGCCGGTTGCGGTGATGATCCGGTGCTTTCCCCGGGTACGTGTGCGCGGATCATGACCGGCGCACCGGTGCCCTCGAGCGCAGATACCATCGTGCCGTTTGAATCGACAACGCTGGGCACTGCGGTGGCCGAGACTCCGCCGAAGATTGTGGAGGTCACCCGACCGGGTACCCGTGGTGCGCACATCCGCTGTGCCGGTGAAGATATGCGTGCGGGTACGCAATTGTTGCCAGCCGGTGTCACGTTGACGGCGCGCGCGCTGGCAACGGTCGCTGCTGCAGGCGTTAGCGAGGTCGCGGTCACTGCGCGGCCGCGCGTGGCGGTGATTGCCACCGGTAGTGAGTTGATTGATCCGTCCGCGGCTGCGATCGCGTCAGAAACCGCAGCCGACGCCGAAGTCCGGGGGGACGCATCCGCTACCCCACCTCGCGGTCGGCTCTTTGATTCGAATACGCCGATGGTGTCGCTGCTTGCGGCCGAAGCGGGCGCCGAGGTGGTGGGTACCTTCCGGGCGGATGATTCTGGCGAGAGCTTGCTGCGGGTGATTACCAGCGCTTGCGCGAACGCGGATGTGGTGATTACCACCGGCGGTGTGAGCGTGGGGGCGTTCGATGTGGTGCGCCTGCACCTTGCTGAGCGCGGTGTGCGGTTCACGAAGGTGGCGATGCAGCCGGGTAAGCCGCAGGGCTTTGGCCGTGTGGATGGTGCGCTGGTGTTTTGTTTGCCGGGCAATCCGGTGAGCGCGCTGGTGTCGTTTGAGGCGTTTGTGCGGCCGGCGTTGCGGCGACTGCGCGGCGAGGTTGGACCGTTGCGCGAGTCTCGGGAGGCTGTTGCCGGGGAAGCGTGGAGTTCGCCGCAGGGGCGGATGCAGCTGATGCCGATTCGCTGGGTGGGTGCCGATACGGTGGTGCCAGCACACTCGGGTGGTTCCGGTTCGCATATGGTTGGTCGGATTGCACTCGCCGAGGGGTTGGCGGTGGTGCCGCCGGATCGCGCCGCGGTGCGAGCAGGTGACCGCTTGGAGGTTTGGGAGATTTTGGCATGA
- a CDS encoding HesA/MoeB/ThiF family protein — protein MTMPAATNPAEGDAAVVQQVQARHRSLLGYGERAVRRAADAHVAVVGAGGLGCPALLSLAASGVGRITIIDDDVVEASNLARQTLYRREDIGRAKVEAATEALAGMGTRIATHRIRLTDPNARALLAGADVVLDTTDQWPTRFAIADAARHLGIPLVWGSALGWDGLLTVFTAGGAQLDDLVDRKALLDATDTPNCASAGVFSPLTAEIGGAMAGEALRLVTDSGPPLSGVVRSWDARHGRVREIPLAAARETDPQHERQPADTRPAQQAHTALQQQRPTVTLADDAFILDVRPAAHPDLTLNRPYAHIALEQLESALISGALVLPDAPIAVVCALGPRARAAAALLRDAGYDRVTTLDGGVRALDSVAR, from the coding sequence ATGACCATGCCCGCCGCAACCAACCCTGCTGAAGGTGACGCCGCCGTTGTGCAGCAGGTGCAGGCCCGGCACCGCAGTCTGCTCGGGTACGGCGAACGGGCCGTTCGCCGGGCTGCGGATGCACACGTAGCGGTCGTCGGCGCGGGCGGGCTCGGCTGCCCGGCACTACTGTCGCTTGCGGCAAGTGGTGTCGGTCGAATCACCATCATTGATGACGATGTGGTGGAGGCCAGTAATCTTGCACGCCAGACGCTGTACCGACGCGAGGACATCGGCCGCGCCAAGGTCGAGGCGGCGACCGAAGCGCTCGCCGGTATGGGCACGCGCATCGCAACTCACCGCATCCGGCTAACCGACCCAAACGCGCGTGCACTTTTGGCAGGCGCGGATGTGGTGCTCGACACCACCGACCAGTGGCCGACTCGGTTCGCAATTGCCGATGCGGCACGGCACCTGGGCATACCGCTGGTGTGGGGTTCAGCGCTCGGCTGGGATGGCTTACTGACCGTGTTTACCGCCGGTGGTGCGCAACTTGATGACCTGGTGGATCGAAAGGCGCTGTTGGACGCTACGGACACACCGAACTGTGCGAGCGCGGGAGTGTTTTCACCGTTGACCGCCGAGATCGGTGGCGCGATGGCGGGGGAAGCCCTGCGACTGGTGACCGACTCAGGACCGCCGCTATCCGGTGTGGTTCGGTCGTGGGATGCACGGCACGGGCGGGTGCGCGAGATTCCCTTGGCAGCGGCTCGAGAAACGGATCCGCAGCACGAGCGGCAGCCGGCCGACACTCGGCCCGCCCAGCAGGCACACACAGCACTCCAACAACAGCGACCCACAGTGACGCTCGCCGACGATGCGTTCATCCTCGATGTTCGCCCGGCCGCGCACCCCGATTTGACGCTCAACCGCCCCTACGCTCACATCGCACTCGAGCAGCTCGAGTCCGCGCTGATCTCCGGCGCGCTGGTGTTGCCGGATGCGCCGATCGCGGTGGTCTGCGCGCTCGGTCCGCGAGCGCGGGCGGCGGCTGCGCTACTGCGGGATGCCGGTTATGACCGGGTCACCACACTCGATGGTGGTGTGCGGGCGTTAGACAGTGTTGCTCGATAG
- the modA gene encoding molybdate ABC transporter substrate-binding protein, whose product MRIAHRVQAAAAAAIALSCALTGCGSANNDANAGGHDGVHDAEGGPIRVFAAASLEKAFTEIQEAFKEEHPEVEFELVTGGSQELVTQLKEGADADVVALASEKAAQPLNESGAVNPEQWDIFAENTLVIAVQEGNPKGITDITDLANRDDIRVAACAPEVPCGSATEKLLDIEGVSLKGETRENNVSATLAKAEIGEVDAAIVYASDVATSEAPIEAIVPKHADKVVNRYPIVAYNGSYQGVLFSEFVRGEQGRKILVEYGLTIPEDAPLPTRTAP is encoded by the coding sequence ATGCGTATCGCTCATCGAGTTCAGGCGGCCGCTGCGGCCGCGATCGCCCTCAGCTGCGCCCTCACTGGCTGCGGTTCCGCCAATAACGACGCCAACGCGGGTGGTCACGACGGCGTTCACGACGCCGAGGGTGGTCCTATCCGAGTGTTTGCTGCGGCGTCGCTGGAGAAGGCATTCACTGAAATCCAGGAGGCCTTCAAAGAAGAACACCCGGAAGTTGAGTTTGAGCTGGTTACCGGGGGCTCGCAGGAACTCGTCACCCAGCTCAAGGAGGGCGCCGATGCGGATGTGGTGGCGCTCGCCAGCGAGAAGGCAGCGCAACCGCTGAACGAGTCCGGTGCCGTCAACCCGGAACAGTGGGACATCTTCGCGGAAAACACCCTCGTGATTGCCGTGCAGGAGGGCAACCCCAAGGGGATCACCGATATTACTGACCTCGCGAACCGAGACGATATTCGAGTCGCTGCCTGCGCTCCGGAAGTTCCCTGCGGATCGGCAACCGAGAAACTGCTCGACATCGAGGGTGTTTCGCTCAAGGGTGAGACCCGCGAGAACAACGTGTCGGCCACCCTGGCCAAAGCAGAAATTGGCGAAGTCGATGCCGCCATTGTGTACGCATCCGATGTCGCCACCAGCGAAGCACCGATCGAAGCGATCGTGCCCAAGCACGCAGACAAGGTGGTGAACCGCTACCCGATCGTGGCGTATAACGGCAGCTACCAGGGCGTATTGTTCAGTGAATTCGTACGGGGCGAGCAGGGGCGTAAGATCCTTGTCGAGTACGGGCTGACCATTCCCGAGGACGCCCCGCTGCCGACTCGAACTGCCCCGTAA
- the modB gene encoding molybdate ABC transporter permease subunit — MTASTSSPSAARRHTPRGLRPAAGTARARTPLLVIVVAMFTLLTIAATLVALFVRVQWTELPTLLGSGRIASALMISFGTALTSTVLCIVFGVPLGMWLARAPRTLGNWARAVVLVPMLMPPLVGGLALLAFLGRRGLLGDLLASVGITLPFTPAAVVIAQVFVAMPFLVIAVEQAHRANDPRFEHVARTLGASATDAFWRVTLPMLRPAIVAGATMSFARALAEFGATALFAGNVEGVTRTMPMAIYASFAGTAGGVESAYALAAVMLVAAIAVLIGLRGWQPASGAHDDIQPTGTAKCPSSV, encoded by the coding sequence ATGACCGCTAGCACCTCCTCACCTTCCGCAGCCCGGCGGCACACGCCTCGGGGGTTGCGGCCAGCTGCGGGGACGGCACGTGCAAGAACACCACTGCTCGTGATCGTCGTCGCGATGTTCACCTTGCTCACCATCGCGGCAACACTGGTGGCGCTCTTTGTGCGGGTGCAGTGGACGGAACTGCCGACCCTGCTTGGTAGCGGCCGAATCGCATCCGCGCTGATGATCTCATTCGGTACCGCCCTCACATCGACGGTGCTGTGCATCGTGTTTGGTGTGCCGTTGGGGATGTGGCTTGCTCGCGCCCCGCGCACGCTCGGTAACTGGGCGCGCGCGGTCGTGCTCGTGCCGATGCTGATGCCGCCGCTGGTTGGTGGTCTGGCGCTATTGGCGTTCCTCGGGCGACGAGGTCTTTTGGGGGATCTGCTCGCAAGCGTCGGTATCACCCTGCCCTTCACCCCTGCCGCAGTGGTGATCGCCCAGGTGTTTGTTGCGATGCCGTTTCTCGTCATCGCGGTGGAGCAGGCACATCGCGCAAACGATCCACGGTTCGAACACGTTGCGCGCACGCTCGGAGCAAGCGCCACGGATGCATTCTGGCGCGTGACCCTGCCCATGCTTCGGCCGGCGATTGTGGCCGGCGCCACGATGAGCTTCGCTCGCGCGCTCGCGGAGTTCGGTGCGACCGCGCTTTTTGCCGGAAACGTCGAGGGCGTGACCCGCACGATGCCGATGGCAATCTACGCATCCTTTGCCGGAACGGCAGGTGGCGTCGAATCGGCGTATGCCCTTGCCGCCGTGATGCTGGTCGCCGCGATCGCTGTGCTGATCGGCTTGCGCGGTTGGCAACCAGCCAGCGGGGCACACGATGATATCCAGCCGACGGGAACAGCGAAATGCCCGAGCAGCGTGTAG
- a CDS encoding ATP-binding cassette domain-containing protein: protein MPEQRVVPGVSVARAAADASARHADAFHGRVHVRRGEFTLDVQLRIRQGERIAIIGPNGAGKTTLIGAIAGTMPITDQTTVRLGGEPMPEPEHRGIGYMGQDPLLFPHLNVVDNVAFAPRRRGVNKREARQQAREALAQVGVEHLAHRRVAGLSGGERQRVAFARVLAAQPRLLLLDEPFAGLDVNAAATLRTLIRETVEERRLTLLLISHDLVDVVALCEGVIELSAGRIAEECSVHELRHRPATTFGASFAGLARIPGDYRNGEFRTERGLVFPTDTFEVFADEGPAILCCGPNEVDAFPAVDVHKPADRSVAMVGSGTSIVTQLASGLTTSEAVPPGMAVQLSVRSARILPENKDAGCARSDTPRNR from the coding sequence ATGCCCGAGCAGCGTGTAGTTCCGGGCGTATCGGTAGCCCGGGCCGCAGCAGACGCATCAGCCCGGCATGCAGATGCCTTCCATGGGCGAGTGCACGTGCGGCGCGGCGAGTTCACCCTTGATGTGCAGCTGCGGATTCGCCAGGGGGAGCGGATCGCAATTATCGGACCCAATGGTGCCGGAAAAACCACCCTGATTGGTGCCATCGCCGGCACGATGCCAATCACCGATCAGACGACCGTTCGCCTCGGAGGCGAACCAATGCCCGAACCGGAACATCGAGGTATCGGTTATATGGGGCAGGACCCACTGCTTTTCCCGCACTTGAATGTGGTGGACAATGTGGCCTTTGCGCCCCGCCGGCGCGGTGTCAACAAGCGTGAGGCACGTCAACAGGCACGCGAAGCGCTCGCACAAGTTGGCGTGGAACATCTCGCACACCGTCGTGTTGCGGGCCTGTCCGGCGGCGAGCGGCAGCGCGTTGCATTTGCGCGCGTGCTCGCGGCACAGCCACGGCTCCTGCTGCTCGATGAGCCGTTTGCCGGCCTCGACGTCAACGCAGCCGCAACGCTGCGCACCCTCATCCGCGAAACCGTTGAGGAACGCCGGCTAACGCTGCTGCTGATCTCACACGATCTTGTCGACGTGGTGGCGCTGTGCGAGGGCGTAATCGAGTTGAGCGCGGGGCGGATTGCCGAAGAATGTAGCGTCCACGAGCTCCGTCACCGACCAGCCACCACCTTCGGCGCCTCCTTCGCCGGGCTCGCACGCATCCCCGGCGACTACCGCAACGGCGAGTTCCGCACCGAACGCGGCTTGGTATTCCCGACCGACACCTTCGAAGTGTTCGCCGACGAAGGCCCCGCCATTTTGTGCTGTGGCCCGAACGAAGTGGATGCATTCCCAGCGGTCGACGTGCACAAACCGGCAGACCGTTCGGTCGCGATGGTCGGCTCGGGGACGAGCATCGTGACGCAATTAGCCAGTGGGCTGACCACATCCGAGGCAGTACCACCCGGAATGGCCGTACAGCTAAGCGTCCGCAGCGCCCGCATCCTGCCGGAAAACAAGGATGCGGGGTGCGCCCGCTCGGACACACCCCGCAATCGGTAA